The Dyella caseinilytica genome has a window encoding:
- a CDS encoding class I SAM-dependent methyltransferase has product MSHYSGPLLTRPMAETLLAAHAASSGEWSGSLDLGRSNGSVALQANGWDWKGQHYPYPHKLKDRTIYYWDGDEFAPVSRFSGSLIKLVPTEWGAPTFEIDGIKMLPTSKESPFEDARRKVALVEPRGKVLLDTCGGLGYFAACCLEAGVGRIHSFEKNEDVLWLRTLNPWSPDPDEPSYGGRLQLAHADISQAIVQITDASVDALLHDPPRFGIAGELYSQAFYDQLARVLRRGGRLFHYTGSPNKLTSDRDVPREVAKRLEKAGFKAQLALDGVLAIRR; this is encoded by the coding sequence TTGTCGCACTATTCCGGCCCCCTGCTTACCCGCCCCATGGCAGAAACACTGTTGGCTGCACACGCTGCCAGTTCGGGCGAATGGAGTGGCTCGCTGGATCTGGGGCGTTCAAACGGTAGCGTGGCGCTGCAGGCAAATGGCTGGGACTGGAAAGGGCAGCACTACCCGTATCCCCATAAGCTCAAAGACCGCACCATCTATTACTGGGATGGCGATGAGTTCGCGCCCGTGTCGCGGTTCTCCGGTTCGCTGATCAAGCTGGTACCGACAGAGTGGGGCGCACCGACCTTTGAGATCGATGGCATCAAGATGCTGCCCACATCGAAGGAATCACCGTTTGAAGATGCGCGCCGCAAGGTGGCGTTGGTCGAACCGCGCGGCAAGGTGCTGCTCGACACCTGCGGCGGACTGGGCTACTTCGCCGCCTGTTGCCTGGAAGCTGGCGTGGGACGCATCCATTCGTTCGAAAAGAACGAGGATGTGCTGTGGTTGCGCACACTCAATCCCTGGTCGCCAGATCCGGATGAACCAAGCTATGGTGGTCGCCTGCAGCTTGCCCATGCCGACATATCGCAGGCGATCGTGCAGATCACAGATGCCTCCGTCGATGCATTGCTACACGACCCGCCGCGCTTCGGCATTGCCGGCGAACTTTACTCGCAGGCGTTCTACGACCAACTGGCGCGCGTGCTTCGGCGTGGGGGCCGTCTGTTCCATTACACCGGCAGCCCCAACAAACTCACCAGCGATCGCGACGTGCCGCGTGAAGTGGCAAAGCGTCTGGAGAAGGCGGGTTTTAAGGCACAGCTGGCGCTGGATGGTGTGTTGGCAATCCGGCGCTAA
- a CDS encoding tetratricopeptide repeat-containing diguanylate cyclase, protein MTFCALIQPQLTLAQESSIESLLEQTESLRTIDHSQFLVLLEKLHHQTPSMSPHERWHLRYLDAWQASFQGDYAKADPLLHDVIDHSANAALTAKASAVLMDDLRSNKHYKEAFELANRLAANLPQTQDKLARFMVLAYLSQMLRSAGQYDLAAHYIGEMAQVLPPGEAPCQPMAKLLTVLYESHSLTSSSTELQRGIDTCEAAKEPIFADTIWLVKGSLYLDENKPEKALALLQQITPSIQAAQYYSNTLASQVELAQAYWKLGDDDNARKAALAALAASDPSDISGTLRDAYEVLYRIEKKHGHAIAALAYHEHYVTQDIGYLNDVSARTLAYDMAQQDVLAQKLETEKLSKQNNILQLQQALSIKAVETSRLYIALLLVTLAFIIFWLFRLKRSQLRFKQLSSLDGLTGIFNHQHFMSGVDRTLRLLEKKPASACLVFIDLDHFKQVNDNHGHALGDAVLRRTVTLCKQQLRAGDLFGRLGGEEFGILLQECSLSQGMAIADRIRTAIETTSIDVEERAVSFSASIGLASTETCGHALQRLCKEADAALYRAKRHGRNRVIAHTEDDDLVEA, encoded by the coding sequence ATGACTTTCTGCGCCCTGATTCAACCTCAGCTTACGCTTGCGCAAGAATCTAGCATCGAGTCGCTGCTTGAACAGACCGAAAGCCTGCGTACCATCGATCATTCGCAATTTTTGGTTCTGCTTGAAAAACTTCACCACCAGACGCCTAGCATGTCTCCTCACGAGCGCTGGCATCTGCGCTACCTCGATGCGTGGCAAGCATCCTTCCAGGGCGACTATGCCAAAGCCGATCCCCTACTGCATGACGTTATCGATCACTCTGCCAATGCTGCCCTGACAGCCAAGGCATCCGCCGTATTGATGGACGATTTGCGCAGCAATAAGCACTACAAGGAAGCCTTTGAATTAGCCAACCGATTAGCGGCCAATCTCCCGCAAACCCAGGACAAGTTGGCACGCTTCATGGTCCTGGCGTATCTGTCGCAAATGCTCAGGTCGGCCGGACAATACGATCTGGCGGCCCATTACATTGGCGAAATGGCGCAAGTACTCCCGCCAGGGGAAGCACCTTGCCAGCCCATGGCCAAGCTTCTGACTGTGCTTTACGAAAGCCACAGCCTGACCAGCTCCAGCACCGAGCTTCAGCGAGGAATCGATACCTGCGAAGCCGCCAAGGAGCCGATTTTTGCCGACACGATCTGGCTCGTAAAGGGCAGCTTGTACCTGGACGAAAACAAGCCGGAAAAGGCCCTCGCGCTACTTCAGCAAATCACGCCGAGCATTCAAGCAGCCCAGTACTATTCCAATACCCTGGCATCACAGGTCGAACTCGCCCAGGCGTACTGGAAACTGGGCGATGACGACAACGCGCGCAAAGCGGCGCTTGCCGCACTGGCGGCCAGTGATCCGTCCGACATCAGCGGAACATTGAGAGACGCGTACGAGGTGCTCTACCGCATTGAGAAAAAGCACGGTCACGCCATCGCCGCTCTGGCCTATCACGAGCACTACGTGACTCAGGACATCGGTTATCTCAACGACGTCAGCGCCCGCACACTGGCCTACGATATGGCTCAACAGGACGTGCTCGCGCAAAAGCTCGAAACAGAAAAACTCAGCAAGCAAAATAATATCCTGCAGTTGCAGCAGGCGCTGTCCATCAAGGCAGTCGAAACCAGCCGGCTTTATATCGCCCTGCTGCTCGTCACCCTGGCATTCATCATCTTCTGGTTGTTCCGACTCAAGCGCTCACAACTCCGTTTCAAGCAACTGTCCAGCCTCGACGGACTTACCGGCATTTTCAATCACCAGCATTTCATGAGCGGCGTCGACCGTACCTTGCGCTTGCTGGAGAAAAAGCCTGCTTCCGCTTGCCTGGTTTTCATTGATCTGGACCACTTCAAGCAAGTCAACGACAACCACGGCCACGCGCTGGGAGATGCCGTGCTCAGGCGGACCGTCACCTTATGCAAACAGCAATTGCGCGCTGGCGATCTGTTCGGTCGGCTTGGAGGAGAAGAGTTCGGCATCCTGTTGCAAGAGTGTTCCCTCAGCCAGGGCATGGCGATCGCGGATCGCATCCGGACGGCGATTGAAACCACGTCGATCGATGTCGAGGAACGCGCCGTATCGTTCTCCGCCAGTATCGGCCTCGCCTCCACCGAAACATGCGGCCATGCGCTGCAGCGCTTGTGCAAAGAAGCCGATGCCGCGTTGTATCGGGCCAAGCGCCATGGGCGAAACCGGGTGATTGCCCATACTGAAGATGACGATCTTGTAGAAGCCTGA
- a CDS encoding SAM-dependent methyltransferase produces MTASSLSPPNNARRGSLACVGMGMTLGSHLTPLARSHIEQADVVFAALSHHAVEMWLERMHPDVRSLQPYYQEGKPRIETYREWVDLMLTEVRAGERVCAVFYGHPGIFAWSPHKAIQTARAEGFEAYMEPGISAEDCLYADLGIDPGRFGCQHFEASQLLLCERRIDPAGYLVLWQVGTLGNWSVGAFQKGPMYRQVLVELLSRDYPLDHEVIIYRGATLPIEKPRVRRIALRDLPDIALTTEETVVLPPAGPLRPNLALRDRLNALDNASALA; encoded by the coding sequence ATGACAGCCTCCTCCTTATCTCCACCGAATAATGCCCGCCGCGGCAGCCTGGCCTGCGTCGGCATGGGCATGACCCTGGGTTCCCATCTGACGCCGTTGGCGCGTAGCCATATTGAACAGGCGGATGTGGTATTTGCAGCCCTCTCCCATCACGCCGTGGAAATGTGGTTGGAACGCATGCACCCGGATGTGCGCAGCCTTCAGCCCTACTATCAAGAAGGCAAGCCGCGGATAGAAACGTACCGGGAATGGGTCGATCTGATGCTGACCGAGGTGCGGGCCGGCGAACGTGTCTGCGCCGTGTTCTATGGCCATCCCGGCATTTTTGCATGGTCGCCACACAAGGCCATCCAGACAGCCCGTGCAGAAGGCTTCGAGGCATATATGGAGCCGGGTATTTCCGCCGAAGACTGTCTCTACGCTGATCTAGGCATCGACCCCGGCCGCTTCGGCTGCCAGCATTTCGAAGCCAGCCAGCTGCTTCTTTGCGAACGGCGTATCGACCCCGCGGGCTATCTAGTGCTTTGGCAAGTCGGAACGCTCGGAAACTGGTCGGTGGGAGCTTTTCAAAAGGGTCCCATGTACCGTCAAGTGTTGGTGGAGCTGTTGAGCCGGGACTATCCGCTCGATCATGAGGTCATCATCTACCGAGGGGCAACATTGCCGATCGAGAAGCCACGCGTCCGGCGTATCGCATTGCGTGATTTACCCGATATAGCCTTGACTACCGAAGAGACGGTCGTCCTGCCACCCGCCGGGCCCTTGAGACCGAACCTCGCTCTGCGTGATCGGCTGAATGCCCTGGACAACGCAAGCGCTTTGGCATGA
- a CDS encoding MarR family winged helix-turn-helix transcriptional regulator, with product MLANKQVNRYIVSWRTNFYVIVFDELVALVKLSITIQSSDGIVPARENSLKNTDTTDHPVFPPQYLRDAYLSRFPPAAMQRLEMVFALKSANQQIANVLNEWLADTAGSPARFQALALLWAAGDRPLPHQEIIALLQVKRATVSALMYSLEQDGLVQSVGDQKDRRRLLATITEKGREAVTSAMGRNAIRLQNALADLSPEELALFQSLLNRIKDGFLQVASERADS from the coding sequence ATGTTAGCCAACAAACAAGTCAATAGGTATATTGTAAGTTGGCGTACAAATTTCTATGTAATTGTTTTTGATGAACTAGTTGCTTTAGTGAAACTGTCAATTACCATACAATCCAGCGATGGAATCGTTCCGGCCAGAGAAAATTCTTTGAAAAACACCGACACCACCGACCATCCTGTCTTCCCCCCGCAATACCTGCGGGACGCTTATCTGAGCCGTTTTCCGCCGGCCGCGATGCAGCGGCTGGAGATGGTTTTTGCCCTCAAGTCGGCCAACCAGCAGATCGCCAATGTCTTGAACGAATGGCTGGCAGATACAGCCGGTTCGCCCGCGCGATTCCAGGCGCTCGCGTTGCTGTGGGCTGCAGGCGATCGTCCGTTGCCGCATCAGGAAATCATTGCGTTGTTGCAGGTCAAGCGCGCGACCGTGTCCGCGCTGATGTATTCGCTGGAGCAAGATGGCCTGGTGCAATCCGTGGGCGATCAGAAAGACCGGCGCCGATTGCTTGCCACGATTACGGAAAAGGGCAGGGAAGCAGTCACGAGTGCGATGGGGCGTAATGCGATCAGACTCCAGAACGCACTCGCTGATCTGTCACCGGAAGAACTGGCGCTGTTTCAGAGCCTGTTGAATCGCATCAAGGATGGTTTTTTGCAGGTCGCCAGCGAACGGGCGGATTCCTGA
- a CDS encoding HlyD family secretion protein, producing the protein MSNEEVQGGAQPLPSRQPWPRKTRVAVGIAAGALLVTSSIAYAVVSGRSVSTDDAYTDGRAIVVAPHVAGYVSALDVTDNQFVHQGQVLVRIQCMDYLAARDHAQGELDSTQGQLAAAQSNLALAKITYPAKYAAAQATLATERADLFKAQSEFLRQHDIPKEATTSHDIDYATADRNAAKGDLAQAQAQARIAEPIELNIDQAKANVEQLQGELKLAQADLDQAKLNVGWCDVTAPQDGWVTKRGVEKGDYLQVGQQLFSIVSPEVWVTANFKETELTRMRAGQHVSIAVDAYPDLKLKGHVDSIQLGSGGKFTAFPAENATGNFVKIVQRVPVKILIDSGLDPKRPLPLNLSVEPTVELQ; encoded by the coding sequence ATGTCCAATGAAGAAGTTCAGGGGGGTGCCCAACCCCTTCCCTCGCGGCAGCCATGGCCCCGCAAGACCCGTGTCGCGGTAGGCATCGCCGCCGGCGCGCTTCTGGTTACCAGCAGCATTGCCTATGCGGTGGTCAGCGGTCGCAGCGTGTCCACCGACGATGCCTACACCGATGGCCGAGCGATCGTTGTTGCCCCACACGTGGCGGGTTACGTCTCGGCACTTGACGTGACAGACAACCAGTTCGTGCACCAGGGACAAGTGCTCGTACGCATTCAATGCATGGACTATCTGGCTGCGCGTGATCACGCACAGGGTGAACTGGACTCGACGCAAGGGCAGCTGGCCGCAGCGCAATCCAATCTGGCACTGGCCAAGATCACCTACCCCGCCAAGTACGCCGCGGCTCAGGCCACACTCGCCACGGAACGCGCCGACCTGTTCAAGGCGCAATCAGAATTCCTGCGCCAGCACGATATTCCCAAGGAAGCCACCACTTCCCACGATATCGACTACGCCACCGCCGACCGAAACGCGGCAAAAGGCGATCTGGCCCAAGCCCAAGCCCAAGCGCGTATCGCCGAGCCAATCGAACTCAATATCGATCAGGCAAAAGCCAACGTCGAACAGTTGCAAGGCGAGCTCAAACTCGCGCAAGCCGATTTGGATCAGGCCAAGCTCAACGTCGGCTGGTGTGATGTGACGGCACCACAGGACGGATGGGTCACCAAGCGCGGTGTGGAAAAAGGCGATTACCTTCAGGTCGGCCAGCAACTGTTCTCGATCGTCAGTCCGGAAGTGTGGGTAACGGCCAACTTCAAGGAAACCGAACTCACCCGCATGCGTGCAGGACAGCACGTGTCCATTGCGGTGGATGCGTATCCGGACCTCAAGCTGAAAGGACACGTGGACAGCATCCAGCTCGGTTCGGGCGGCAAGTTCACGGCATTCCCGGCGGAAAACGCAACCGGCAACTTCGTGAAGATCGTTCAACGCGTGCCGGTGAAGATCCTGATCGACTCCGGTCTCGACCCCAAGCGTCCGCTTCCGCTCAATCTCTCGGTCGAACCCACGGTCGAACTCCAATGA
- a CDS encoding efflux transporter outer membrane subunit gives MNTSKYHIVAATLLLAGCTVGPNFTKPNAKLPTTWCSAACQTASTGPSRPTADTMNTAWWTSFHDPELVKLEDRVASANLDLKVASLRLAESRAERSITAADQYPTIDGNASAVRERASANGVLSETGEVDPATNAATAANGTGSGVANIPAKGKSDAPFNVFQAGFDASWELDLWGRVRREVEASDASVEAQADARRDLLMSTMAEVARDYIQLRGTQTDYAITLDNLNAAKGAERVTRERYAHGLATELDVAQAASQVTAESALLPQLSQQEDETINRLSFLLGEAPGALQSELEQSQPIPPTPPVVPLGIPSDLARRRPDIRQAEATLHQATAEIGVAKADFYPSITLSGSGSLQSLQFSQLGNWGSRQFGIGPSISLPIFEGGRLKATLELRKEQQQEAAINYQRTVLSAWHDIDNALTEYNSQQARHDQLQATVMYDQKALRLAQAQYTAGTGSFLQVLDAERQLLSAQQNLTDNITGISTTLVSLYKALGGGWESTYPENTNDKATASSRAQRPSVTSGKESQA, from the coding sequence ATGAACACATCCAAATATCACATTGTTGCGGCCACCCTGCTGCTGGCTGGATGCACGGTAGGCCCGAACTTCACCAAGCCCAATGCGAAGCTGCCAACAACATGGTGTTCCGCGGCATGCCAGACCGCCAGCACGGGCCCAAGCCGCCCCACGGCCGATACCATGAACACGGCGTGGTGGACATCTTTCCACGATCCGGAACTGGTCAAGCTGGAAGATCGCGTGGCCAGCGCCAATCTGGATCTGAAGGTTGCATCGCTCAGGCTTGCTGAAAGTCGCGCGGAACGCTCGATCACGGCAGCGGATCAATATCCAACCATCGATGGCAACGCGAGTGCCGTACGCGAACGCGCCAGTGCAAACGGTGTCTTGAGCGAGACGGGTGAGGTGGATCCGGCAACCAATGCGGCGACTGCCGCCAATGGAACGGGCAGCGGCGTCGCCAACATCCCGGCGAAGGGCAAGAGCGATGCGCCCTTCAACGTGTTCCAGGCTGGCTTCGACGCATCATGGGAACTCGATCTGTGGGGACGTGTCCGCCGGGAAGTGGAAGCTTCTGATGCGTCGGTGGAGGCTCAGGCCGACGCGCGTCGCGACCTGCTGATGTCCACCATGGCCGAAGTCGCACGCGACTACATCCAGCTTCGCGGCACACAAACCGACTATGCCATTACGCTCGACAATCTCAACGCCGCCAAGGGTGCCGAGCGCGTTACGCGCGAACGGTATGCCCATGGCCTGGCGACGGAACTGGATGTTGCACAAGCCGCTTCGCAAGTAACGGCCGAAAGTGCGCTACTGCCCCAGCTCTCGCAGCAGGAAGACGAAACCATCAACCGCCTCAGCTTCCTGCTGGGCGAAGCTCCCGGTGCACTGCAGTCCGAGCTTGAACAAAGCCAACCCATACCGCCGACGCCGCCGGTGGTGCCATTGGGCATTCCTTCGGATCTGGCGCGCCGTCGCCCGGACATTCGTCAAGCGGAAGCCACGCTGCATCAGGCAACCGCTGAAATCGGCGTAGCAAAGGCGGATTTCTACCCAAGCATTACGCTTTCCGGCAGCGGCAGTCTCCAGTCGCTGCAATTCAGTCAGTTGGGTAACTGGGGATCGCGTCAGTTTGGGATCGGCCCATCGATCAGCCTGCCTATCTTCGAAGGAGGCCGTCTGAAAGCAACGCTCGAACTGCGCAAGGAACAACAACAGGAAGCAGCCATCAATTACCAACGAACCGTGCTGTCTGCCTGGCACGATATCGACAACGCGCTGACTGAATACAACTCACAACAGGCCCGCCACGATCAACTTCAGGCCACCGTGATGTATGACCAGAAAGCGCTGCGATTGGCGCAAGCTCAGTACACCGCCGGCACGGGATCGTTCCTGCAAGTGCTCGACGCAGAGCGTCAACTGTTATCGGCACAGCAGAATCTCACCGACAACATCACCGGAATCTCCACCACGCTGGTGTCGCTCTACAAGGCGTTGGGCGGCGGCTGGGAATCAACCTATCCGGAAAACACCAACGATAAGGCAACAGCGTCCAGTCGCGCCCAACGTCCATCGGTAACAAGCGGCAAGGAATCGCAAGCCTAA
- a CDS encoding DHA2 family efflux MFS transporter permease subunit, translating into MSAASEPHDVAWKPRGNPWLIAVVVTLAAFMEILDTTIVNVALPHIAGSLSSSPDDATWTLTSYLVANGIVLTISGWLGTVIGRKRYFLICIAMFTVCSLLCGFAQSLPQLIVFRLLQGFFGGGLQPNQQAIVLDSFEPQKRAAAFAITAIATIVAPVVGPVLGGYITDHASWRWIFFINIPVGVFACLAVAALVDDPPWAKKQKRSVDYIGLALITLGLGCLQVMMDRGEDDGWLSSPFIVHLAILTVIGLVGAVIWLLLAKKPIVDLRVFKDRNFAVSSILIVGMSIILYGTAVLIPQFAQTTIGYTATWAGLVLAPGGVAIILLIPPVGRLIKVMQLRYVIAIGFSVMVFALWYSNKLVPNVDFHTLATMRSLQTAGLGFLFVPISIMAYYSLPKSLGGDAAALFVMFRNVSGSIGISAATAIVTERTQASQAHLSTWLTPFNQPFNALVAQNEAALRSLGRAASTLHDQAVAYAFQTLTYQSSVLAYADTFIYFAVLAALMIPTALLLSPVKDSGHASAPMH; encoded by the coding sequence ATGAGCGCCGCATCCGAACCCCATGACGTGGCCTGGAAGCCCCGTGGCAATCCGTGGCTGATTGCGGTGGTGGTGACGCTGGCCGCTTTCATGGAAATTTTGGACACCACCATCGTCAATGTCGCGCTTCCGCATATTGCGGGCAGCCTGTCCAGCAGTCCTGACGACGCGACATGGACGCTTACCTCTTATCTGGTCGCCAACGGCATCGTGCTTACCATCTCCGGATGGCTGGGCACGGTGATCGGCCGCAAACGCTACTTCCTGATCTGCATTGCGATGTTCACGGTGTGCTCGCTGCTGTGTGGGTTTGCGCAAAGCCTGCCGCAACTGATCGTGTTCCGCTTGCTGCAAGGTTTCTTCGGTGGCGGCTTGCAGCCCAATCAGCAAGCGATCGTGCTGGACTCGTTTGAACCGCAAAAACGCGCCGCGGCGTTTGCCATCACCGCCATTGCAACGATCGTCGCGCCGGTTGTCGGCCCCGTACTTGGCGGCTACATCACCGATCACGCGTCCTGGCGCTGGATCTTCTTCATCAACATTCCGGTTGGCGTGTTTGCCTGTCTCGCCGTCGCCGCGCTGGTGGATGATCCGCCGTGGGCCAAGAAGCAGAAGCGCTCGGTCGATTACATCGGTCTAGCCTTGATTACGCTCGGCCTGGGTTGCTTGCAGGTCATGATGGACCGCGGCGAAGACGATGGATGGCTTTCATCCCCCTTTATCGTTCACTTGGCCATCCTTACCGTGATCGGGCTGGTGGGCGCAGTGATCTGGTTGCTGCTGGCCAAAAAGCCGATCGTCGACCTGCGCGTGTTCAAAGATCGCAATTTCGCGGTCAGTTCCATACTGATCGTCGGCATGAGCATCATCCTGTACGGGACAGCAGTGCTCATCCCGCAGTTCGCGCAAACGACCATTGGCTACACCGCGACATGGGCGGGCCTGGTGCTGGCACCGGGCGGTGTCGCGATCATCCTGCTCATCCCGCCAGTGGGTAGGCTGATCAAGGTCATGCAGTTGCGCTACGTCATCGCGATCGGCTTCAGCGTCATGGTGTTCGCGCTCTGGTACTCGAACAAACTGGTACCTAACGTCGACTTCCACACGCTTGCAACGATGCGCAGTCTGCAAACCGCAGGGCTTGGCTTCCTGTTCGTACCGATCAGCATCATGGCGTACTACAGCCTACCCAAGTCGCTGGGCGGGGATGCGGCCGCGTTATTCGTGATGTTCCGCAACGTGTCCGGCTCAATCGGCATTTCAGCGGCCACCGCCATCGTGACGGAACGTACACAGGCTAGCCAAGCACATCTTTCCACGTGGCTGACGCCGTTCAATCAGCCCTTCAATGCGCTGGTGGCACAGAACGAAGCCGCGCTCCGCTCACTCGGCCGCGCTGCCAGCACTTTGCACGACCAGGCCGTCGCCTATGCCTTTCAAACCCTCACGTATCAGTCATCCGTACTCGCCTACGCCGACACCTTCATCTATTTCGCGGTACTCGCGGCACTGATGATTCCGACGGCCTTGCTGCTTTCCCCAGTGAAAGACAGCGGCCACGCGTCCGCGCCAATGCACTGA
- a CDS encoding prolyl oligopeptidase family serine peptidase, whose product MSAAVCTLMLGTLPVLAAEADGPPPARAVDVTDHLFGTTVHDPYRWMEGEHNAEFQQWLAAQGDDTRAKLDALPTLKSWQQALQKVSTTAVVHRAQRYVDGRLFFIREAAQGNGTLMVREADGSERVLLDPATLKDDGGHASITLFTPSPDGSKVAVNIDHGGNEITRMEVLDVKTGKPTGDAVEPVWGEFGADWLPDGSGFAYTQMAPPDQRTGGDPLQDMRLRMHWLGKPSTQDPILLRAGTGEGTNASFAIPSNYFPDIEFPTGSRWALGVEQGAAVEQRYCVTTQAEAVKPDAKWRCIVDLSDEVVDAAIHGDTLYLVSAHARSNGELLALDLSRPDASIKDERPILPLQGDDMIVNVSISDTQMVASARDALYVKVSRNGIDGIRRIDYRTNKVETVPMPLAGAASLFHANDNQDGFLLELRGWTTPPKSWRYDPTARTMRSLGQDEASPADYSMIEATETELISQDGTHVPLTILHRKDVKLDGSHRAIVYGYGGYGMSIVPSFKPVRLEWVKQGNIFAYAHVRGGGEKGEAWHEAGKGPNKHKGVEDFVASVARLSERGYSRPERTALISGSAGGLLIGGAVVHYPDKFGAAVFMVALLNPIRLAEEPNGANQFGEMGDPRKASDFPWMLAMDPYQQIRPHTAYPAIMLDIGLNDSRVAPWETGKFAARLRAADTSGRPVWIRTDANGGHGIQRSLGAEAAEYADVYAFLDAQLPVP is encoded by the coding sequence ATGAGCGCAGCAGTCTGTACCCTGATGCTCGGCACGCTGCCGGTTCTTGCAGCGGAGGCTGACGGGCCACCGCCGGCGCGCGCGGTCGATGTCACCGACCATCTATTCGGCACCACCGTGCATGATCCTTACCGCTGGATGGAAGGCGAACACAACGCGGAGTTCCAGCAGTGGCTTGCGGCCCAGGGCGACGACACACGTGCGAAGCTCGATGCACTGCCTACGCTGAAATCCTGGCAGCAAGCCCTGCAAAAAGTGAGCACCACCGCTGTGGTTCATCGCGCGCAGCGCTACGTCGATGGAAGGTTATTCTTCATTCGCGAGGCGGCGCAGGGGAATGGCACGCTGATGGTGCGCGAGGCGGATGGTTCCGAGCGTGTGCTGCTCGATCCGGCCACACTAAAGGATGATGGCGGTCATGCTTCGATCACCCTGTTCACGCCGTCTCCGGACGGCAGCAAGGTGGCGGTGAATATCGATCACGGCGGCAACGAGATCACCCGCATGGAAGTGCTCGACGTGAAGACCGGCAAACCCACCGGCGACGCAGTCGAGCCGGTGTGGGGCGAATTCGGCGCCGATTGGCTGCCCGATGGCAGCGGTTTTGCCTATACCCAGATGGCGCCACCCGATCAGCGTACCGGCGGCGATCCGTTGCAGGATATGCGCCTGCGCATGCATTGGCTTGGCAAGCCGTCGACGCAAGATCCGATCTTGCTTCGAGCAGGCACGGGAGAGGGTACGAACGCGTCGTTTGCGATTCCGTCCAACTACTTTCCCGACATCGAATTTCCCACTGGCTCGCGCTGGGCATTGGGCGTGGAGCAAGGCGCAGCGGTCGAACAGCGCTATTGCGTGACCACGCAGGCGGAGGCGGTAAAGCCTGATGCGAAGTGGCGCTGCATTGTCGACCTGAGTGACGAGGTCGTCGATGCCGCCATCCACGGCGATACGCTCTATCTGGTCTCCGCTCACGCACGTTCAAACGGCGAGTTACTCGCGTTGGACCTGTCGCGTCCGGACGCGTCGATCAAGGATGAGCGCCCCATTCTGCCGTTGCAGGGCGATGACATGATCGTCAACGTCAGTATCAGCGACACGCAGATGGTCGCGTCAGCTCGCGATGCTTTGTACGTGAAAGTGTCACGCAATGGTATCGACGGAATCCGTCGCATCGACTACCGTACCAACAAAGTCGAAACGGTGCCGATGCCGTTGGCTGGCGCAGCATCTTTGTTCCATGCCAACGATAACCAGGACGGATTCCTGCTTGAACTGCGTGGTTGGACCACCCCGCCGAAATCATGGCGTTATGATCCTACAGCGCGAACCATGCGCAGCCTCGGCCAGGACGAAGCGAGCCCTGCTGACTACAGCATGATCGAAGCGACCGAGACCGAACTGATCAGTCAGGATGGCACGCATGTGCCGCTTACGATTCTGCATCGCAAAGACGTCAAGTTAGATGGCAGCCATCGGGCCATCGTGTACGGTTATGGCGGTTATGGGATGTCGATCGTGCCTTCGTTCAAGCCGGTGCGGCTGGAATGGGTCAAGCAGGGCAACATTTTTGCCTATGCGCATGTTCGTGGTGGCGGTGAGAAGGGCGAGGCGTGGCATGAGGCCGGCAAGGGACCGAACAAACATAAAGGCGTGGAAGATTTCGTTGCCAGCGTGGCACGGCTAAGCGAACGGGGTTACAGCCGCCCGGAACGCACCGCGCTGATTTCTGGTAGCGCTGGCGGTCTGCTGATCGGCGGTGCAGTCGTGCACTATCCCGACAAGTTCGGTGCTGCCGTGTTCATGGTCGCCTTGCTCAATCCGATACGTCTGGCTGAGGAGCCCAACGGCGCCAATCAGTTCGGCGAAATGGGCGACCCACGCAAAGCTTCCGACTTTCCTTGGATGCTGGCGATGGATCCGTATCAGCAGATCCGTCCACACACCGCCTATCCGGCGATCATGCTGGACATAGGTCTCAACGATAGCCGTGTCGCGCCCTGGGAAACCGGCAAATTTGCCGCGCGCTTGCGTGCCGCCGACACCAGCGGGCGGCCAGTCTGGATCCGCACCGATGCCAATGGAGGACATGGCATCCAGCGCTCGCTCGGGGCCGAAGCTGCCGAATACGCCGATGTCTACGCTTTCCTGGATGCGCAGCTGCCGGTGCCTTGA